From one Lycium ferocissimum isolate CSIRO_LF1 chromosome 5, AGI_CSIRO_Lferr_CH_V1, whole genome shotgun sequence genomic stretch:
- the LOC132057917 gene encoding MLP-like protein 28, producing the protein MGLKGKLISQTEIKGCKDLFHEMFRHKPHHLPNVIPNTIQAVNLHEGDWGTVGSVFNLNYTMGKIFYIDEEKRLVAFRAFEGHVVEQYKAFKATVHIENEGENNLVLWTIEYEKQNEDVPEPFSYLQLFLNMTKDIDAHHVNQ; encoded by the exons aTGGGTCTGAAAGGAAAGTTGATTTCACAAACAGAGATCAAGGGTTGTAAGGATCTCTTTCATGAAATGTTTAGACACAAACCACACCATCTTCCCAATGTTATTCCAAATACAATTCAAGCGGTCAATTTGCATGAAGGAGATTGGGGTACCGTAGGCTCCGTGTTCAACTTGAATTATACTATGGGTAAGATTTTCT ACATAGACGAGGAAAAAAGGTTAGTGGCATTCAGGGCATTTGAAGGTCATGTCGTAGAGCAATACAAGGCCTTCAAAGCAACAGTTCATATTGAGAATGAAGGAGAAAACAACTTGGTCTTATGGACTATCGAATACGAGAAGCAGAATGAAGACGTTCCAGAACCCTTCTCTTATTTGCAATTATTCCTTAATATGACCAAAGATATTGACGCTCACCATGTCAACCAGTAA